One window from the genome of Pyxicephalus adspersus chromosome 6, UCB_Pads_2.0, whole genome shotgun sequence encodes:
- the REM1 gene encoding GTP-binding protein REM 1: protein MCAARAPLRRRASTPLPCSHQNRSQNDNPIMEVCMASSPQPTPEAHGGESAESEGTNGAVDGIFRVVLLGDPGVGKTSLVGIFRREQDRESSDQQQEFYKCTLCVDGEETSLLLMDICEIQKPDGGCDSTTMRVGHAYIIVYSVTDRSSFESASELRIQLRRTRQYENIPIILVGNKTDLVRSREVSVEEGRACAVVFDCKFIETSAVLQHNVQELFEGMVRQIRLRRDGPDAAESCRLRSQRKESLSKRARRFLDRLVTRNSKTVLKVHSRSCHDLSVL, encoded by the exons ATGTGTGCCGCCCGTGCTCCCCTCCGGAGGAGAGCCAGCACACCCCTGCCCTGTTCTCATCAGAATCGCTCACAGAACGACAACCCCATAATGGAAGTATGCATGGCGTCGTCTCCTCAGCCCACACCTGAAGCACATGGCGGTGAATCAGCTGAATCAGAAGGTACTAATGGGGCAGTAGATGGCATCTTCAGGGTGGTTCTCCTGGGAGATCCCGGGGTTGGAAAGACCAGCTTGGTTGGAATTTTCAGAAGAGAGCAAGACAGAGAATCGTCAGATCAACAACAAG AGTTCTACAAATGTACGCTGTGTGTGGATGGCGAGGAAACCAGCCTTCTCCTGATGGACATCTGTGAAATTCAG AAGCCTGATGGCGGATGTGACAGCACCACCATGCGCGTGGGTCACGCTTACATCATTGTCTATTCGGTCACTGACCGCTCAAGCTTTGAAAGTGCCTCTGAATTACGGATCCAGTTGAGACGGACACGTCAGTACGAAAATATTCCGATAATCCTAGTTGGGAATAAGACAGACCTCGTCCGCAGCCGAGAAGTATCTGTGGAAG AGGGtcgtgcctgtgctgtagtgttCGACTGCAAGTTCATTGAGACCTCCGCCGTCCTGCAACACAACGTCCAGGAGCTATTTGAGGGGATGGTCCGCCAAATCCGATTAAGGAGAGACGGCCCTGATGCAGCTGAAAGTTGCCGACTCCGGAGCCAACGAAAAGAGAGCCTCAGCAAACGAGCACGAAGGTTCCTGGACAGGCTTGTCACACGAAACAGCAAAACCGTCCTTAAAGTACATTCGCGCTCCTGTCATGACCTGTCTGTACTCTGA
- the HM13 gene encoding minor histocompatibility antigen H13 isoform X1 codes for MAELEPSALHNDSTEVPGNGTAKLLSSPEGTALAYGSLLGMALLPIFFGAIRSVSCARGKNSNDMPETITSRDAARFPIIASCTLFGLYIFFKIFSQEYINLLLSMYFFILGVLALAHTISPAMNRIFPENFPNKQYQLLFTQGSGESKEEILNYEFDTRDLVCLILSGIVGVWYLLKKHWIANNLFGLAFALNGVELLHLNNVSTGCILLGGLFIYDVFWVFGTNVMVTVAKSFEAPIKLVFPQDLLERGLAANNFAMLGLGDIVIPGIFIALLLRFDVSLKKNSRTYFYTSFLAYIFGLALTIFVMHTFKHAQPALLYLVPACIGFPLLVALVKGELTEMFSYESSAELLPHTPRLSHFPVVSGSPASLAESMQTKTCSPRRRRQLNPSSM; via the exons ATGGCGGAGTTGGAACCCTCCGCCCTGCACAATGACAGCACCGAGGTGCCCGGTAACGGTACGGCCAAGCTGCTCAGCTCCCCAGAGGGCACCGCGCTGGCCTATGGCAGCCTGCTGGGGATGGCACTGCTGCCCATCTTTTTCGGGGCTATAAGGAGTGTCAGCTGTGCCCGGGGGAAG AATTCCAACGACATGCCGGAGACGATAACCAGTCGGGACGCCGCTCGCTTCCCAATCATCGCCAGCTGCACCCTTTTcgggctttacattttttttaag ATCTTCTCACAAGAATATATAAATCTGCTTCTCTCCATGTATTTCTTCATCCTAGGAGTCTTAGCCCTGGCACACACAATCAG CCCAGCCATGAACAGGATCTTCCCAGAAAACTTTCCCAACAAACAGTATCAGCTGCTCTTCACTCAGGGCTCCGGAGAGAGTAAGGAAG AGATATTGAATTATGAATTTGATACCCGGGATCTGGTGTGTCTAATCCTCAGTGGCATAGTTGGTGTCTGGTACCTCTTGAAGAAG CACTGGATTGCCAATAACCTTTTTGGTTTGGCATTTGCCCTGAATGGAGTGGAGCTGCTTCACCTAAACAACGTCAGCACAGGCTGCATTCTGCTGGGGGGGCTTTTTATCTATGATGTCTTTTGG GTATTTGGGACCAATGTCATGGTAACAGTGGCTAAATCCTTCGAGGCACCAATCAAAT TGGTCTTCCCACAGGACCTTTTGGAAAGAGGACTTGCAGCCAATAATTTTGCAATGTTGGGACTTGGTGACATTGTCATTCCAG GTATCTTCATTGCTTTGCTGCTCCGTTTTGACGTTAG cttaaagaagaactcccGCACATACTTCTACACCAGCTTTTTGGCGTACATCTTTGGTTTAGCACTCACCATCTTTGTGATGCACACCTTCAAACATGCTCAG CCAGCTTTGCTGTATCTGGTCCCAGCTTGCATTGGTTTCCCTCTGCTGGTAGCCCTGGTGAAAGGAGAGCTGACGGAGATGTTCAG CTATGAGTCCTCTGCGGAACTTCTACCTCACACTCCTCGCCTCTCTCACTTTCCGGTGGTCTCTGGATCTCCTGCCAGCCTTGCCGAATCCATGCAAACAAAAACCTGTTCCCCTCGCCGCAGGCGGCAGCTGAACCCCAGCTCTATGTGA
- the HM13 gene encoding minor histocompatibility antigen H13 isoform X2 — protein sequence MAELEPSALHNDSTEVPGNGTAKLLSSPEGTALAYGSLLGMALLPIFFGAIRSVSCARGKNSNDMPETITSRDAARFPIIASCTLFGLYIFFKIFSQEYINLLLSMYFFILGVLALAHTISPAMNRIFPENFPNKQYQLLFTQGSGESKEEILNYEFDTRDLVCLILSGIVGVWYLLKKHWIANNLFGLAFALNGVELLHLNNVSTGCILLGGLFIYDVFWVFGTNVMVTVAKSFEAPIKLVFPQDLLERGLAANNFAMLGLGDIVIPGIFIALLLRFDVSLKKNSRTYFYTSFLAYIFGLALTIFVMHTFKHAQPALLYLVPACIGFPLLVALVKGELTEMFRYEEQPKETSKDENEKKED from the exons ATGGCGGAGTTGGAACCCTCCGCCCTGCACAATGACAGCACCGAGGTGCCCGGTAACGGTACGGCCAAGCTGCTCAGCTCCCCAGAGGGCACCGCGCTGGCCTATGGCAGCCTGCTGGGGATGGCACTGCTGCCCATCTTTTTCGGGGCTATAAGGAGTGTCAGCTGTGCCCGGGGGAAG AATTCCAACGACATGCCGGAGACGATAACCAGTCGGGACGCCGCTCGCTTCCCAATCATCGCCAGCTGCACCCTTTTcgggctttacattttttttaag ATCTTCTCACAAGAATATATAAATCTGCTTCTCTCCATGTATTTCTTCATCCTAGGAGTCTTAGCCCTGGCACACACAATCAG CCCAGCCATGAACAGGATCTTCCCAGAAAACTTTCCCAACAAACAGTATCAGCTGCTCTTCACTCAGGGCTCCGGAGAGAGTAAGGAAG AGATATTGAATTATGAATTTGATACCCGGGATCTGGTGTGTCTAATCCTCAGTGGCATAGTTGGTGTCTGGTACCTCTTGAAGAAG CACTGGATTGCCAATAACCTTTTTGGTTTGGCATTTGCCCTGAATGGAGTGGAGCTGCTTCACCTAAACAACGTCAGCACAGGCTGCATTCTGCTGGGGGGGCTTTTTATCTATGATGTCTTTTGG GTATTTGGGACCAATGTCATGGTAACAGTGGCTAAATCCTTCGAGGCACCAATCAAAT TGGTCTTCCCACAGGACCTTTTGGAAAGAGGACTTGCAGCCAATAATTTTGCAATGTTGGGACTTGGTGACATTGTCATTCCAG GTATCTTCATTGCTTTGCTGCTCCGTTTTGACGTTAG cttaaagaagaactcccGCACATACTTCTACACCAGCTTTTTGGCGTACATCTTTGGTTTAGCACTCACCATCTTTGTGATGCACACCTTCAAACATGCTCAG CCAGCTTTGCTGTATCTGGTCCCAGCTTGCATTGGTTTCCCTCTGCTGGTAGCCCTGGTGAAAGGAGAGCTGACGGAGATGTTCAG ATACGAGGAACAGCCAAAGGAAACGTCAAAGGAtgagaatgaaaagaaagaggACTGA